Proteins encoded within one genomic window of Rhodobacteraceae bacterium LMO-JJ12:
- a CDS encoding plastocyanin/azurin family copper-binding protein, giving the protein MNIKSTLIGLALTVASVLPAGAESYEIDQLIDLTALTPEDVYRFSPSYLWIEPGDSIKFLNSTGNHTVTAIEGMWPDGAALVNIEHKPEAEVTFEKPGIYGFRCKVHGRHGMYALIVVGSPEPNIDSLDMTGIGGLGQRIFAELLQKMNEDANSKGQ; this is encoded by the coding sequence ATGAATATCAAATCCACCCTGATCGGACTGGCCCTGACCGTTGCTTCGGTTTTGCCAGCGGGCGCCGAAAGCTACGAAATCGACCAACTGATTGACCTGACAGCACTCACGCCTGAAGATGTCTATCGGTTTTCGCCCAGCTATTTGTGGATCGAACCTGGCGACAGTATCAAATTCTTGAACTCGACCGGAAACCATACCGTGACAGCGATTGAAGGCATGTGGCCAGATGGTGCAGCTCTTGTGAACATCGAACACAAACCTGAAGCGGAGGTCACATTCGAAAAACCCGGGATCTATGGTTTTAGATGCAAAGTACATGGGCGCCATGGGATGTATGCGCTGATTGTGGTGGGGTCACCTGAGCCAAATATCGACAGTTTGGACATGACCGGTATCGGCGGTTTGGGTCAGCGCATCTTCGCAGAACTCCTGCAGAAAATGAATGAGGATGCTAATAGCAAGGGGCAATAG
- a CDS encoding SH3 domain-containing protein, whose product MRQFRLLVSTIVTLLLGSFAHAQDQAAFIKAFSGQWFAFDPQYGADGMTCAMSLESAAPETGGKLAITTKNCSTPLAGVKGWDIHKGQLGFYDSAGTRVATLGGSQNRITGELDATERGLVLERAQGDESTQKIAAAIGRHRCIYVGMSQKCADPAELRKPAMTEEGGTYGSVGIIVNLNVRDQPRSNAPVVGTLPTGACLKVNFCTSTSDGIWCRARFGERNGWVRKTALRQDEWPVLTFLNSCTPE is encoded by the coding sequence ATGCGGCAATTCAGATTGTTGGTATCAACGATTGTGACTCTACTCCTGGGCTCTTTTGCTCATGCCCAGGACCAGGCGGCATTCATCAAGGCATTTTCAGGTCAGTGGTTCGCTTTTGATCCGCAATATGGTGCCGACGGGATGACCTGCGCCATGTCGTTGGAAAGTGCCGCGCCGGAAACCGGTGGCAAACTCGCCATCACGACGAAGAACTGCTCCACACCGCTGGCCGGCGTCAAAGGCTGGGATATCCATAAGGGCCAGTTGGGATTTTATGATTCTGCCGGTACGCGGGTTGCGACCCTTGGCGGAAGCCAGAACCGTATAACTGGCGAACTTGACGCGACTGAACGGGGTCTGGTCCTCGAACGCGCGCAGGGCGATGAGAGCACGCAAAAGATCGCTGCTGCAATCGGACGCCACCGCTGTATCTATGTTGGAATGTCACAGAAATGCGCCGACCCGGCCGAACTGCGCAAGCCTGCCATGACCGAAGAAGGTGGCACTTACGGATCGGTGGGTATCATCGTCAACCTCAACGTCCGAGATCAGCCCAGGTCGAATGCCCCTGTCGTTGGCACGCTGCCGACTGGTGCATGCCTCAAGGTGAACTTCTGCACTTCGACATCCGATGGAATCTGGTGCCGGGCGCGATTTGGCGAACGAAACGGCTGGGTGCGAAAGACGGCTCTGCGTCAGGATGAATGGCCAGTACTGACATTCCTCAATTCCTGCACCCCAGAGTAA
- a CDS encoding cation:proton antiporter, which translates to MDIILITTIIASLFLLIGAAEPLANRLRLPYAVIIACLGIIVGVAATFFLRTELTDALNPVAEAILALPIRSNVFLYVFLPTLVFQVTLGLNLRRMVDDWVPILVLAVVAVFVATFVIGYALAVFSPLSLAAALLVGAIVSTTDPSAVVSIFRSISAPRRLARIIEGESLLNDAAAIALAALFMEFVKAGVPDPSVQGALARFPMLLAGGVFVGWFAARIAIWIMALFSRYEQAVISVSIALPYLAYIIAEQIVGASGVIAVVVAAMTLQLVGPGRLPPTTWQNLREVWDLLAHWSGALIFILAALLIPRMLETVQLTDLGLIMVVVVAAIVARAIILYGLLPLLTLLRLSPVVEQPYRVAIMWGGLRGAVTLSLALAVTESYLIPPDVKRLVGILATGFTLFTLLVQGTTLRWIIGRLGLDKLSPLDNALYNQVIAVALQTVREDLATVTENYELTKETVRAEAKRFGERLELAVKSAEANTEILDRDRVTLGLIALASAERDAILARFLDRTISSTLSERMLSEADGLIEGARFDGRSGYKNAAKRSIGFSFWLRPAIFLHNRLRFSIPLARITAARFGLLLAQRLILRDLHGFIDGRIRRIHGRRVAELLHSMLDRRIERVEQALEGLRLQYPGYAEEMERRFIYRTGLRLEEREYDALLEDGLIGEEVHSALMLDIVARRDRAEKAPLLDLMLQKVELVRQFPLFADMDEAVLNRLSRSLVTRYVNPGERILRRDSISHNVYFVASGAVELEVAGQTWRLGRGEMFGQMGVLMRRPQRTDVHAIAPSTLLVLDEERFFRLLRRSETLQSAVRDSAVRRGIPTEQLFANIQAHGS; encoded by the coding sequence ATGGACATCATTCTGATCACGACGATTATTGCCTCATTGTTCCTGCTTATCGGAGCCGCTGAGCCGCTGGCGAACCGTCTGCGTTTGCCTTATGCCGTGATTATTGCCTGCCTTGGAATTATCGTCGGTGTGGCGGCAACCTTTTTCTTGCGCACTGAACTTACCGATGCGCTCAATCCGGTGGCCGAGGCAATTCTGGCGCTGCCGATACGTTCAAATGTGTTCCTCTACGTTTTTTTGCCGACATTGGTGTTTCAGGTCACGCTTGGGCTGAACTTGCGGCGCATGGTGGATGATTGGGTTCCGATCTTGGTGCTGGCAGTTGTGGCTGTTTTCGTCGCGACATTCGTAATTGGCTATGCGTTGGCGGTGTTCAGTCCGTTGTCACTGGCGGCTGCTCTGCTGGTTGGGGCGATTGTTTCGACCACTGACCCATCGGCCGTTGTCAGCATCTTCCGCTCGATCTCGGCACCACGGAGGTTGGCGCGTATCATCGAGGGCGAAAGCCTGCTAAATGATGCCGCAGCTATCGCCCTAGCGGCACTGTTCATGGAATTCGTCAAGGCGGGGGTTCCCGACCCTTCGGTACAGGGCGCCCTGGCGCGGTTTCCTATGCTGCTCGCGGGCGGTGTATTTGTCGGCTGGTTTGCAGCGCGTATTGCAATCTGGATCATGGCGCTGTTCAGCCGTTACGAACAGGCGGTCATCTCGGTGTCGATTGCCTTGCCTTATCTCGCCTATATAATCGCGGAACAGATCGTAGGCGCATCAGGGGTCATTGCCGTGGTCGTGGCGGCGATGACGTTGCAATTGGTCGGGCCGGGGCGTTTGCCGCCGACGACTTGGCAAAACCTGCGTGAGGTCTGGGACCTTCTAGCGCATTGGTCGGGGGCGCTGATCTTTATCTTGGCGGCGTTGTTGATCCCACGGATGCTGGAAACGGTGCAATTGACCGACCTGGGGTTGATCATGGTGGTGGTTGTCGCTGCGATTGTGGCGCGGGCGATTATTCTCTATGGGTTGTTGCCGTTGCTCACGCTGCTGCGTCTTTCGCCGGTGGTTGAACAGCCATACCGCGTGGCGATTATGTGGGGCGGGCTGCGCGGGGCGGTTACGCTATCGCTGGCGCTGGCTGTCACCGAAAGCTATCTCATTCCGCCTGATGTGAAACGGTTGGTGGGGATCCTTGCCACCGGGTTTACCTTGTTCACGTTGCTGGTACAGGGAACGACGCTGCGCTGGATCATCGGTAGGTTGGGGCTTGATAAACTCTCGCCGCTTGATAACGCGCTCTACAATCAGGTGATCGCAGTCGCGCTGCAAACGGTGCGCGAAGATCTGGCGACGGTGACCGAGAACTATGAACTTACCAAGGAGACCGTGCGCGCTGAGGCAAAACGATTTGGTGAGCGCTTGGAACTTGCGGTCAAATCTGCCGAGGCCAACACCGAAATCCTTGATCGTGACCGCGTTACGCTTGGGCTGATTGCGCTGGCCAGTGCCGAGCGCGACGCCATTCTCGCCCGGTTTCTTGACAGAACCATTTCATCGACCCTGTCCGAGCGGATGCTGTCAGAGGCAGATGGGTTGATCGAAGGAGCGCGGTTTGACGGGCGTAGCGGCTATAAGAATGCGGCCAAACGCAGCATCGGTTTCAGCTTTTGGCTCAGACCCGCAATTTTTCTGCACAACAGGTTACGGTTTTCGATCCCGCTGGCGCGGATCACTGCGGCACGTTTTGGATTGTTGTTGGCGCAGCGGTTGATCCTGCGGGATTTGCACGGGTTTATTGATGGACGTATCCGTCGCATCCACGGGCGGCGGGTTGCCGAATTGCTGCATTCTATGTTGGATCGGCGTATTGAGCGGGTCGAGCAGGCGCTCGAGGGGCTCAGACTGCAATATCCGGGCTATGCCGAGGAAATGGAGCGCCGCTTCATTTATCGCACGGGGTTGCGTCTGGAAGAGCGAGAGTATGATGCATTGCTGGAGGACGGTTTAATCGGCGAAGAGGTCCACAGCGCGCTAATGCTTGATATCGTGGCACGCAGAGATCGCGCGGAGAAGGCGCCGTTGCTGGATCTAATGCTGCAAAAAGTTGAGCTGGTGCGCCAGTTCCCGTTGTTTGCCGATATGGATGAGGCGGTCTTGAACAGACTGTCCCGTTCGCTGGTGACCCGCTACGTCAACCCCGGAGAACGGATCCTGCGCCGCGATAGCATCTCACATAACGTCTATTTCGTAGCGTCCGGTGCTGTCGAGCTTGAGGTGGCCGGGCAGACATGGCGGTTGGGTCGTGGCGAGATGTTTGGTCAGATGGGTGTGCTGATGCGCCGCCCGCAGCGCACTGACGTACACGCCATTGCGCCGTCGACCTTGCTTGTGCTCGACGAAGAACGGTTCTTTCGGCTTCTCAGGAGGAGTGAAACCCTTCAATCCGCCGTGCGCGATAGCGCGGTCCGGCGTGGTATCCCGACGGAGCAGCTTTTTGCCAACATCCAGGCACACGGCAGCTAA